The proteins below are encoded in one region of Syntrophotalea carbinolica DSM 2380:
- a CDS encoding DUF748 domain-containing protein: MISRLAVFISEKKQDIRRIALWTAGFIALWAVVAGLILPPIIRHVAENQLSEKLGSACSLGKVRFNPFTLRLTADKLRVPLPDGEECFSLERFEIRVSPAGIYRFAPVLSDLKLTDPHLEMRLRPDGSLSLADLGQALQKASPDETSQPQTSDTTQKEWNLFGVMLTDLEITGGLIHFRDDIRVTEHTVADLGFYVPFTSTLKRHRERAITPYLEAVINGRPLRVDGRLAPFAEQLHTEFDIRLDNLDLVRFQPYVQPFTSAILNDGQFSTDLIFSMRQQPETGIRLGLSGQLTLAGLEVLAPDGEEALRLPRLNVELDGALNTSEGMTLKKVDVQGLQAHLTLLKDGRLDWQTWLKKNAAQEVPPQDTPQQPHLPLHLKRFELRDARLLWQDQKVKGGFKAEAEHIAVTLTDLDLPGSDPAELQADLTLNRTAHLSLQGTLLPDPLQGDLLLQLDGLSTPDFQPYIAASGIPVTLQKGIFSAGGRLEITANQEGPALLFKEGEAHLQEISVKRNDTGKDFFRMGALALTGVTVDMPQHRLVAKQLLLEKPELGLRRDRQGTIDLLQLRPPAAPRNTGTATPEPGKPWQTQLAELKLVDGQISIGLEGPRQTSTAVFHKLTGSITGYDSATNPPLDIALSGREKQGGTLRIDGKGTLAPLAMNLRVRTAKLNLKPFSPLLGQVNPALRLGAGTLTLSLRTDLKDTGKNRLRIRGQAAMESLSVLDGKQEFAALRSLRIQDLDIQPGRQRYTTGPITLVRPHINLIVGDDGVNNLARLFGQTADNAAGTTTSSPPSQTKKEAQTDVTLGIGGLQISDANLVMRDERYQPAVINRLDKLAVTVEAVENTPDSLAKISFAGELDDAPIQGEGSINPLRADAATELQAQLKTLDLTALSPMSERFIAYPLQKGMFTLDSKISIAQGKLDSTHSIQLDGLELGDKVEAPDAPNLPVKLGVSLLQDPAGNIHLTLPVRGDLDDPSFSVGGLVFKVIANLLLKAVTSPFVFLGNLMGAGEEGLEFVAFDPGEGRLLAKDAKAVPAVAEMLLSRPKIDLLLIPQADEEDRALLAEAYVRRRMQEIKHADLPKQERDRIKPQELPVGPEVDADEYEDLLFDVYAEQPFDKPKNLIGMIRKLPPQEMMEAIRDHYPRDDNTLEQLALERARHLRAAFVALHPELESRISIEPPKVPGEGHRVTFGIK; encoded by the coding sequence ATGATCAGTCGTCTCGCAGTATTTATCAGCGAAAAAAAACAGGACATTAGGCGTATCGCCCTCTGGACAGCCGGATTCATCGCCCTGTGGGCGGTGGTGGCGGGCCTGATCCTGCCGCCGATCATTCGCCACGTGGCCGAGAATCAGCTTTCTGAAAAACTCGGCAGTGCCTGCTCGCTGGGAAAAGTGCGTTTCAACCCCTTTACCCTGCGTTTGACGGCGGACAAGCTGCGGGTACCGCTCCCTGACGGGGAAGAATGTTTCAGCCTGGAACGTTTCGAAATACGCGTCAGCCCAGCCGGCATCTATAGATTTGCCCCCGTTCTGAGCGACCTGAAGTTAACCGATCCGCACCTGGAGATGAGATTGCGCCCGGATGGCAGTCTCTCCCTGGCCGACCTGGGCCAGGCCTTGCAGAAAGCATCGCCTGACGAAACGTCACAACCACAGACATCCGATACAACTCAAAAAGAGTGGAATCTGTTCGGCGTCATGCTCACCGATCTGGAGATTACCGGCGGTCTGATCCATTTTCGCGACGACATCCGCGTAACGGAACATACGGTGGCCGATCTGGGATTTTACGTACCCTTCACCTCCACCCTCAAACGCCATCGCGAGCGTGCCATCACCCCTTACCTGGAAGCGGTCATCAACGGACGGCCGCTGCGAGTGGATGGACGCCTGGCACCCTTTGCCGAACAACTGCATACCGAATTCGACATCCGCCTCGACAACCTGGATCTGGTCCGTTTCCAACCCTATGTGCAACCCTTCACCAGTGCCATCCTCAATGACGGCCAATTCAGCACGGACCTTATCTTCAGCATGCGCCAACAGCCTGAAACCGGCATCCGGCTGGGCCTGAGCGGTCAGCTGACACTGGCCGGCCTCGAGGTGCTGGCGCCAGACGGCGAAGAGGCGCTGCGCCTGCCCCGCCTGAACGTCGAACTGGATGGGGCGCTCAATACTTCCGAGGGAATGACCTTGAAGAAGGTGGATGTGCAGGGCCTGCAAGCCCACCTGACACTGCTGAAGGACGGCCGGCTCGACTGGCAGACCTGGCTGAAAAAAAACGCGGCCCAAGAGGTCCCGCCGCAGGACACCCCACAGCAACCCCACCTGCCGCTGCACCTGAAACGCTTTGAGCTTCGCGACGCCCGCCTGCTTTGGCAGGACCAAAAAGTCAAGGGCGGGTTCAAAGCCGAAGCGGAACACATCGCCGTAACACTCACCGACCTGGATCTGCCCGGCAGCGATCCCGCCGAGCTTCAGGCCGATCTGACCCTCAACCGAACGGCCCACCTGTCGCTGCAGGGCACGCTCCTGCCGGATCCTCTGCAGGGGGATCTGCTGTTGCAGCTCGACGGTCTGTCGACACCCGATTTTCAACCGTACATTGCGGCAAGCGGTATCCCGGTCACCCTTCAAAAGGGCATATTCTCTGCTGGCGGCCGCCTGGAAATAACCGCGAACCAGGAGGGCCCGGCTCTGTTATTCAAAGAGGGGGAGGCGCATTTGCAGGAGATATCTGTAAAGCGCAACGACACCGGCAAGGACTTCTTCCGGATGGGAGCCCTGGCTCTTACGGGGGTAACCGTGGATATGCCGCAGCATCGCCTGGTAGCGAAACAACTGCTGCTTGAAAAACCTGAGCTGGGTCTTCGCCGGGACCGTCAGGGGACCATCGACCTTTTGCAGTTGCGACCGCCCGCAGCGCCCCGAAATACCGGAACGGCGACGCCAGAGCCGGGCAAGCCCTGGCAGACGCAGCTGGCGGAACTGAAACTTGTGGACGGACAGATCAGCATCGGCCTTGAGGGACCGCGACAAACCTCGACGGCGGTTTTTCATAAACTCACCGGCAGCATAACCGGCTACGACTCGGCCACCAATCCTCCCCTGGACATCGCCCTCAGCGGGCGGGAAAAACAGGGGGGAACGTTACGCATCGACGGCAAGGGGACCCTTGCCCCCCTCGCCATGAACCTGCGCGTTCGCACCGCCAAACTCAATCTCAAACCGTTCTCGCCCCTGCTGGGGCAGGTCAACCCGGCCCTGCGGCTTGGCGCCGGCACCCTGACCCTGAGCTTGCGGACCGACCTGAAAGATACCGGTAAAAATCGACTGCGGATCCGGGGGCAGGCTGCTATGGAGTCCTTGTCGGTGCTCGACGGCAAACAGGAGTTCGCCGCCCTGCGCTCCCTGCGGATTCAGGATCTCGACATCCAACCCGGGCGGCAACGCTATACCACCGGCCCGATAACATTGGTCCGCCCGCATATCAATCTGATTGTGGGCGACGATGGCGTGAACAACCTGGCACGCCTGTTTGGCCAGACAGCCGACAACGCCGCCGGAACGACAACTTCCTCCCCGCCATCCCAAACTAAAAAAGAAGCGCAGACAGATGTGACCCTGGGGATCGGCGGATTGCAGATCAGCGATGCCAACCTGGTGATGCGGGACGAACGCTACCAGCCCGCCGTCATCAACCGGCTCGACAAGTTGGCGGTGACCGTCGAAGCAGTGGAAAACACCCCGGACAGCCTCGCCAAAATCAGCTTTGCCGGCGAACTGGACGACGCGCCGATCCAGGGAGAAGGATCTATAAACCCCCTTCGCGCAGACGCCGCCACCGAGCTCCAGGCACAACTTAAAACCCTTGATTTGACGGCGCTCTCTCCCATGTCGGAACGTTTCATCGCCTATCCGCTGCAAAAGGGGATGTTCACCCTCGACAGCAAGATTTCCATCGCACAGGGCAAGCTCGATTCCACCCACAGCATCCAGCTCGACGGACTGGAACTGGGCGACAAGGTTGAGGCTCCCGACGCCCCCAATCTGCCGGTCAAACTGGGAGTCAGCCTGCTTCAGGATCCTGCCGGCAACATCCATCTTACCCTGCCGGTGCGCGGCGACCTCGACGATCCGAGTTTCAGCGTCGGCGGCCTGGTGTTCAAGGTTATCGCCAACCTGCTTTTAAAAGCGGTGACCTCGCCGTTCGTATTCCTCGGCAATCTTATGGGAGCCGGCGAAGAGGGACTGGAATTTGTCGCTTTCGATCCGGGAGAAGGAAGGCTGCTCGCCAAAGACGCCAAAGCGGTACCGGCCGTCGCCGAGATGTTGCTGTCGCGGCCAAAAATCGATCTGCTACTCATCCCCCAGGCCGATGAGGAAGATCGTGCATTGCTGGCAGAGGCCTATGTGCGGCGGCGCATGCAGGAAATCAAGCACGCCGACCTGCCCAAGCAGGAACGTGACCGGATCAAACCGCAGGAACTGCCGGTCGGTCCCGAAGTGGATGCCGACGAATACGAGGACCTGCTGTTTGACGTGTATGCCGAACAGCCTTTTGACAAACCGAAAAATCTGATTGGTATGATTCGTAAATTGCCCCCGCAGGAAATGATGGAGGCCATCCGCGACCATTATCCCAGGGACGACAACACCCTTGAACAGCTGGCGCTGGAAAGGGCCCGCCACCTGCGCGCAGCATTCGTCGCCCTGCACCCGGAGCTGGAAAGCCGCATCAGCATTGAACCGCCCAAGGTTCCGGGGGAAGGGCATCGCGTCACCTTCGGCATCAAATAG
- a CDS encoding GGDEF domain-containing response regulator, whose protein sequence is MKKILIIDQQDFSRIELKNFLDSEYLVIESKNEKEALEQIDHHHPDLVILDMDIIGENSPNLCLKLKRSKGLKNVPLILLFSSEHKEAIVNGLHSGADDYLTKPFNRNDLLSRIEIHLRTQNYYSDLRKNDLLMLLELTETISVTRNPRRILSIIVERLIKTIDVSRCSIIGINDFGELLVLASSDLPENQEIKLDLKKYPEIEKALETQRPVVLQDITNSALMKPVKKHIEALSDNAVFVVPIIKKQNVIGTFFLRTACLQKGGITDRIFKLCQVIASISGNALENAIIFESMETNKKLLEDLSVRDSLTKLYNHQHYHSRLEDEFSRAQRYNLDLSCIFLDIDNFKNINDRYGHLAGDMVLRQIARLISQVIRKSDISARYGGEEFAICLPNTGGVAANELAERLLVMIRELSIQQLKGEHVTVSIGTSTYSNHNVASYSELLHLADDAMYEAKKSGKNRFCCSTAMF, encoded by the coding sequence ATGAAGAAAATCCTCATCATTGATCAACAGGATTTTTCCCGGATTGAATTAAAGAACTTCCTGGATTCTGAATATCTTGTCATAGAATCAAAAAATGAAAAAGAAGCGCTTGAACAAATCGACCACCATCATCCGGACCTGGTTATCCTGGATATGGATATCATAGGCGAAAACAGTCCCAATTTATGTTTAAAACTCAAAAGATCCAAAGGATTAAAAAACGTCCCATTGATACTGTTATTTTCGAGTGAACATAAGGAGGCTATTGTTAATGGTCTGCATTCCGGCGCAGACGACTACCTGACCAAGCCATTCAATCGAAATGATCTTTTATCAAGAATCGAAATCCATCTCCGCACTCAAAATTATTATTCGGATCTCCGGAAAAACGATTTACTCATGTTGCTGGAGTTAACGGAGACCATTTCCGTTACCAGAAACCCCAGAAGGATTCTCTCCATCATCGTTGAAAGACTGATCAAAACAATCGACGTCTCACGATGTTCTATTATCGGGATCAATGACTTCGGTGAATTGCTGGTATTGGCCAGCAGCGATCTGCCGGAAAATCAGGAAATCAAGCTCGATTTGAAGAAATATCCGGAAATCGAAAAAGCGCTGGAAACCCAGCGCCCCGTCGTTTTGCAAGATATCACCAATAGCGCCCTTATGAAACCGGTCAAAAAACACATCGAGGCTTTGTCGGACAATGCGGTTTTCGTCGTGCCGATTATCAAGAAGCAAAACGTGATCGGGACCTTTTTCCTGCGAACCGCATGCCTGCAAAAAGGGGGCATCACCGACAGAATTTTCAAGTTGTGTCAGGTCATCGCCAGCATATCGGGAAACGCCCTTGAGAATGCGATTATTTTTGAGTCCATGGAGACGAACAAGAAGCTGCTCGAGGATTTATCCGTACGGGACAGTCTGACGAAACTGTATAATCATCAGCATTATCATTCACGGCTGGAGGACGAGTTTTCCAGGGCGCAGCGCTACAATCTGGATTTGTCCTGTATCTTTTTGGATATCGACAATTTCAAAAATATCAATGACCGCTATGGGCACCTCGCCGGCGACATGGTGCTACGGCAAATTGCCCGACTCATCAGCCAGGTTATCCGTAAAAGTGACATCTCCGCACGTTATGGCGGTGAAGAGTTCGCCATATGCCTCCCCAACACCGGCGGTGTTGCCGCAAACGAACTGGCGGAAAGACTCCTGGTGATGATCCGGGAGCTTTCCATTCAACAACTCAAAGGGGAACATGTCACGGTCAGCATAGGTACCTCGACCTATAGCAACCATAACGTGGCGTCCTATAGCGAATTGCTCCACCTCGCCGACGACGCCATGTACGAGGCCAAGAAATCAGGAAAAAATCGGTTCTGTTGTTCCACCGCTATGTTTTAA
- a CDS encoding alginate export family protein: MRVNLSIAFLALLVAMMPLTVGADQNGKATSEGSPPGTVGGLKANTASAHPEFLFGGDIRLREVYLDNIPYSNGGEARGGVNHFQRYRTRLWGEYHLNEKFMLRARLVNEFRTYPEADNHVWNSVDEILFDHLFFDWKWNDWTLRVGRQDLFYGTGKLILEGTPKDGSRTLYFDAVKLTYSGFADTTVDFLYINTHAKDPIVMHSEDRDIVGFAGGNDYDGTESGGGVYVKNKSIEKLPFEAYYLVKTHEQDVAFLNNNDRHTVGARLMPVFSNHLKGNLEAAYQVGNDISAFMVDAKAVLSIESLAAQKARMGLGWYYLSGDDPETSEDEGWNPLWARYPQYSELYVYAFDTDGAGRWSNVNMPYIDFSISPIEKLKMELLLGYMWAPEDNGAGGGNDRGLLFTWKNRFTLKEKLFTAKDKLSGHLWFELLDPGNYYTDEQQDHTALFLRAELSYSF, from the coding sequence ATGAGAGTTAACTTGAGTATCGCCTTTCTGGCGCTTCTGGTGGCCATGATGCCTTTGACGGTCGGCGCGGATCAAAACGGGAAAGCAACATCGGAGGGAAGCCCGCCAGGTACGGTGGGCGGTTTGAAGGCGAATACCGCGTCTGCTCATCCGGAATTTCTGTTCGGGGGCGATATCCGGCTACGTGAAGTCTATCTTGACAATATTCCCTACTCCAACGGCGGTGAAGCGCGAGGTGGCGTGAATCATTTTCAGCGTTATCGGACCCGTCTTTGGGGGGAATACCATCTGAACGAAAAATTCATGTTAAGAGCCCGCCTCGTCAATGAATTCCGTACTTATCCGGAGGCGGATAACCATGTCTGGAACTCCGTAGACGAGATTTTATTCGACCACCTGTTTTTCGACTGGAAATGGAATGATTGGACTCTTCGCGTCGGGCGTCAGGATCTGTTCTACGGAACAGGGAAACTGATCCTTGAAGGAACGCCGAAAGATGGTTCCAGAACGCTTTATTTCGATGCCGTGAAATTGACTTATTCCGGTTTTGCAGACACAACGGTCGATTTTCTTTATATAAACACCCACGCGAAGGATCCGATCGTCATGCACTCCGAAGACCGCGACATTGTCGGTTTCGCAGGTGGAAATGATTATGACGGTACGGAGTCGGGCGGCGGTGTTTATGTTAAGAACAAATCCATCGAAAAGCTTCCGTTTGAGGCGTATTATCTCGTTAAGACCCATGAACAGGATGTCGCTTTTCTTAACAACAATGACCGCCATACCGTTGGTGCCCGCCTGATGCCGGTCTTCAGCAATCATCTCAAAGGCAATCTTGAGGCAGCCTATCAGGTAGGCAATGACATCTCAGCGTTTATGGTCGACGCCAAGGCTGTCTTGTCCATAGAATCCCTTGCCGCGCAGAAAGCACGTATGGGGCTGGGCTGGTACTATCTTTCCGGCGATGATCCCGAAACGTCCGAGGATGAGGGCTGGAATCCTCTCTGGGCGCGTTATCCGCAATACAGCGAATTATATGTATATGCCTTTGATACCGACGGTGCAGGTCGCTGGTCCAACGTGAATATGCCCTATATCGATTTTTCAATTTCACCCATTGAAAAACTGAAAATGGAACTCCTGCTCGGATACATGTGGGCACCTGAGGACAACGGTGCGGGTGGCGGGAATGATCGCGGTTTGCTTTTTACCTGGAAAAACCGCTTTACCCTCAAGGAAAAACTGTTTACTGCAAAAGACAAACTTTCAGGACATCTTTGGTTTGAACTTCTGGATCCCGGGAATTACTATACGGACGAACAACAGGACCATACGGCCTTGTTCCTTCGTGCCGAACTGAGTTATTCTTTCTGA
- a CDS encoding SLC13 family permease, with translation MTNDQVVIIVVLAATMAIFLWGRWRHDMVGVAALLACVFTGLVPENMAFSGLGHPAVITVACVLVLGYGLQITGAVDMLAQRLLPKSTGPTVSILVLVGLAALLSCFMNNVGALALLMPIAIQMANKQSLKPGQILMPLAFGSILGGMTTLIGTPPNLVVSGFRATTDMGPFAIFDFTPVGVAVAVLGVVFVALVGWRMVPAREQVDTTGFESGNYLSEVRILADSKSVGKTLGEVDLMLEESDAQIIGMIRGDVRISAPDSRRVLRENDILVIEVDPETLASTLSAMGFKLEEDVSETDEEPEEKRNGKTEKPGKQEYLESKQPQEKKKTKPKREEMVVQELVVMLNSPLVNRSATDIRLRTRYHINLLAISRQGRRSIKRLRSTVIKPGDVLLMDGAPEALTGFATQFGCLPLAKRDIRVPKTGKALTAALVMVLSLACAAFGLMPTAISFAAGALVYIVIGLVPARSIYTAIDWPVIVLLAAMLPVAEAMETTGTADLIARVLLEDVARGDAVFGLVMLLVVTMFMSDLMNNAATAAVMCPIAISTSNQLGVNADTFLMAIAVGASCAFLTPIGHQNNTLILGPGGFKFGDYWRMGLVLEIIVVAVSVPMLLLVWPL, from the coding sequence ATGACAAATGATCAAGTTGTAATTATTGTGGTGCTGGCGGCAACGATGGCCATATTCCTTTGGGGGCGATGGCGGCATGACATGGTAGGCGTGGCAGCGCTGCTGGCTTGCGTATTCACTGGGCTTGTGCCCGAAAACATGGCTTTTTCGGGCCTAGGGCATCCTGCGGTAATCACGGTCGCTTGCGTTTTGGTGCTCGGTTACGGTCTTCAGATCACCGGAGCTGTCGATATGCTAGCGCAGCGACTACTGCCAAAATCGACCGGTCCGACAGTAAGCATTCTGGTGTTGGTTGGCCTGGCCGCTTTATTGTCTTGTTTCATGAACAATGTCGGCGCCCTGGCGTTGCTGATGCCCATTGCCATTCAGATGGCGAACAAACAGAGCCTGAAGCCAGGGCAGATCCTTATGCCGTTGGCTTTTGGTTCCATTCTGGGCGGCATGACAACTCTAATCGGGACCCCTCCCAACCTGGTTGTCTCCGGGTTTCGTGCAACGACAGACATGGGACCCTTCGCCATATTCGATTTTACTCCAGTCGGTGTTGCCGTCGCGGTTTTAGGCGTTGTCTTTGTGGCCTTGGTGGGCTGGCGGATGGTGCCAGCGCGCGAACAAGTCGATACCACCGGCTTCGAATCGGGCAATTACCTGAGCGAGGTCAGAATCCTCGCAGACAGTAAATCTGTTGGCAAGACTCTGGGCGAAGTGGACCTAATGCTCGAAGAATCGGATGCCCAGATCATCGGAATGATACGCGGCGATGTTCGTATTTCTGCCCCGGATTCCAGGCGGGTGTTGCGGGAAAACGATATTCTTGTCATCGAGGTCGATCCGGAAACCCTGGCCTCAACGCTTTCAGCCATGGGCTTCAAGCTTGAAGAGGACGTTTCAGAAACCGACGAGGAACCCGAAGAGAAAAGAAATGGCAAAACGGAAAAACCGGGCAAACAAGAGTATTTGGAAAGCAAGCAACCGCAAGAGAAGAAAAAAACAAAACCCAAACGGGAAGAGATGGTTGTTCAGGAACTCGTCGTGATGCTGAACTCGCCGCTGGTTAACCGTTCCGCTACCGACATAAGGTTGCGCACCCGATACCACATCAACCTGTTGGCCATATCGCGCCAGGGGCGACGTTCAATCAAGCGATTGCGGTCCACAGTCATCAAACCTGGCGACGTCCTGTTGATGGATGGCGCTCCTGAGGCGCTGACAGGCTTCGCCACACAATTCGGCTGCCTGCCACTGGCCAAGCGCGACATCCGGGTGCCGAAAACAGGAAAGGCCCTTACCGCAGCACTTGTTATGGTCCTTTCCTTAGCTTGTGCTGCCTTCGGTTTGATGCCTACAGCAATTTCGTTCGCAGCCGGCGCACTGGTTTATATCGTCATCGGGCTAGTACCGGCGCGTTCGATTTATACGGCCATCGATTGGCCAGTTATCGTGCTGTTAGCTGCGATGCTGCCGGTTGCCGAGGCCATGGAAACCACCGGTACGGCCGATTTGATTGCACGTGTTTTGCTGGAGGATGTGGCCCGAGGAGATGCTGTCTTTGGGCTGGTAATGCTGTTGGTGGTGACCATGTTCATGTCTGACCTTATGAACAACGCTGCTACAGCGGCGGTTATGTGCCCGATCGCCATCAGCACCTCCAATCAACTCGGAGTCAATGCGGACACCTTTCTAATGGCTATCGCGGTAGGGGCATCCTGTGCCTTTCTGACTCCCATTGGCCATCAAAATAATACGCTGATACTGGGGCCCGGTGGTTTCAAGTTTGGTGATTATTGGCGGATGGGCTTGGTTTTGGAGATCATTGTAGTAGCGGTCAGCGTACCTATGCTGCTTTTAGTATGGCCGCTCTGA
- a CDS encoding mechanosensitive ion channel family protein, which yields MPWQPEFWEKTLSRMLADLINWLPALGAVLLLLIIGWVVARLAQAILTGVLRRLRFDRLGERSGAATVLRSLGMDPSASLLVARLIFWLVLLVFLLTAAETLNIRGLTSALESLIAYLPRLLAAGLILLLGAMASRLAGKAMDSLAGQSGIRGGLAFGLAGRYLILTFAVVLALGQLGLDTTLLIVTATVLLASAALALTVAFGLGSRDLARNIMAGLYVREEFTIGLKLEVGDFLGRLKSIGPSKSVLETESGLVSLPNSLLIEMAVTIISEERTVE from the coding sequence ATGCCATGGCAGCCGGAATTCTGGGAAAAAACCCTGAGTCGAATGCTTGCCGATCTGATAAACTGGCTTCCGGCCTTGGGGGCGGTATTGCTCCTGCTCATCATAGGCTGGGTGGTGGCTCGCCTGGCACAAGCCATTTTGACCGGAGTTCTGCGCCGTCTGCGCTTTGACCGTCTTGGGGAGAGATCGGGGGCGGCTACGGTGCTGCGCAGTCTGGGGATGGATCCCTCTGCCTCCCTTCTGGTCGCCCGACTGATTTTTTGGCTGGTTCTGCTGGTGTTTCTTCTGACGGCGGCCGAAACCTTGAACATACGCGGCCTGACGAGCGCCTTGGAGAGCCTCATCGCTTACCTGCCCCGATTGCTAGCAGCCGGCCTGATTCTTCTGTTAGGAGCGATGGCGTCACGGTTGGCAGGCAAGGCCATGGACTCCTTGGCGGGACAATCCGGCATCAGGGGCGGACTGGCCTTCGGCTTGGCGGGTCGTTACCTTATTCTGACTTTTGCCGTAGTTTTGGCCCTGGGGCAGCTTGGGTTGGATACGACACTGCTTATAGTCACGGCTACCGTCCTGCTTGCCTCGGCTGCCCTGGCCTTAACTGTGGCTTTTGGCTTGGGGAGCCGTGATTTGGCGCGCAACATAATGGCCGGTTTGTACGTCCGGGAGGAGTTCACCATCGGCCTGAAACTTGAAGTCGGTGACTTTCTGGGCCGTCTGAAAAGTATCGGTCCAAGTAAATCGGTACTGGAAACCGAGTCCGGCCTGGTCTCTCTTCCCAATTCCCTACTGATCGAGATGGCTGTTACCATCATCTCAGAGGAGAGGACGGTCGAGTGA
- a CDS encoding DASS family sodium-coupled anion symporter, with translation MIEKHVSAVDYVEGRLAPDEQKEADDHLAICARCREQVAAVRAKRGQSIPSTLRRFTGRMLVGGMTLLEPLVRRLPFAPQPDKENADTALAPVRVLTPRAKTGLGQVTALIGRFGLVLLITFGVLLLPVPPTLSVQGHRALAAFAFTAAILALEPVSLPIAALMVPLAQVALGVATTPQVFETFSRPVVFLILGSLFMAEALRKHGLTRRLALLVIVRSGGGVKMMLLGLMTLAALFSMWIVNTATTAMLIPVAMTISSQVEDPDDARGLLVLLVLGLAYSASLGGMATITGAAPNAVASSFLAQIGRWTFLHWMKYGLPAFLVIFPLTWWILLKLVKVPVQRLDVEPARQQVLAMGPMSRTEREILLLLAAAAILWIGGPSIEAVLGLPSTLLSAAMVAVIAVSYLAIREIINWEDLKGVSWGIFLIIGAGLSLGETLVRNGVTDWFASLFSPVFSNSPMLVSLLLMVFVSALLTNLLNNTTITAVLVPILITLALNNPSLNAVQLVLPITMATTFGYSLPSASGRMALIAATGIISRIEMMRYGLILTLVSSMVLTLFFYALALLNWI, from the coding sequence GTGATCGAGAAACACGTCTCTGCAGTCGATTATGTCGAGGGTCGGCTGGCACCCGACGAACAGAAGGAGGCCGATGACCATTTGGCCATCTGCGCCCGGTGTCGTGAACAAGTAGCGGCGGTACGCGCTAAACGAGGCCAAAGTATTCCCTCAACGTTGCGTCGTTTCACCGGCCGGATGCTGGTGGGCGGGATGACCCTCCTCGAACCACTAGTGCGTCGCCTGCCTTTCGCGCCCCAGCCTGACAAAGAGAATGCGGATACTGCACTCGCCCCGGTCCGGGTACTGACCCCCCGCGCAAAGACAGGCCTGGGCCAGGTGACGGCACTGATCGGTCGTTTCGGGCTGGTGCTGCTCATCACCTTCGGAGTGCTGTTGCTCCCCGTTCCGCCGACCCTTTCAGTGCAGGGACACCGTGCCTTGGCAGCCTTTGCCTTTACCGCTGCGATCCTCGCCCTCGAACCGGTATCTCTGCCCATCGCCGCGCTAATGGTGCCCCTGGCCCAGGTGGCCTTGGGGGTAGCGACCACTCCCCAAGTTTTTGAAACCTTTTCCCGGCCCGTGGTGTTTCTCATCCTTGGCAGCCTCTTCATGGCTGAAGCCTTGCGCAAACACGGCCTGACTCGCCGGCTAGCCCTACTGGTAATTGTCCGTTCGGGCGGTGGAGTGAAGATGATGCTGCTGGGCCTCATGACTCTGGCGGCCCTGTTTTCCATGTGGATAGTGAACACCGCCACGACTGCAATGCTCATCCCGGTGGCCATGACTATCTCCAGTCAGGTCGAAGATCCGGACGATGCCCGTGGTTTATTGGTGTTGCTGGTGTTGGGCCTGGCTTACAGTGCCAGCCTTGGCGGCATGGCAACGATCACAGGGGCTGCTCCAAACGCAGTGGCTTCCAGTTTCCTGGCACAGATTGGTCGTTGGACCTTTCTCCACTGGATGAAGTATGGCCTGCCGGCTTTTCTGGTGATCTTTCCACTTACCTGGTGGATACTGCTCAAACTGGTCAAGGTTCCGGTCCAGCGTCTTGATGTGGAGCCGGCTCGTCAGCAGGTGCTGGCCATGGGCCCGATGAGTCGCACAGAGCGGGAAATTCTTCTTTTGCTTGCTGCGGCGGCAATACTATGGATCGGCGGGCCTTCTATCGAAGCGGTATTAGGTCTTCCATCAACCTTGCTTTCCGCTGCCATGGTCGCGGTAATTGCTGTCTCCTATCTGGCGATTCGCGAGATTATCAATTGGGAAGACCTTAAGGGGGTGAGTTGGGGAATCTTTCTTATCATCGGTGCCGGTCTTTCCTTAGGGGAGACCCTGGTTCGCAACGGTGTCACTGACTGGTTTGCCTCTCTATTCAGCCCGGTATTTTCAAATTCCCCCATGTTGGTAAGCCTGTTATTGATGGTTTTTGTTTCGGCGCTGCTGACTAATCTTCTAAATAATACCACCATCACAGCCGTGCTCGTCCCTATCCTCATAACCCTGGCGCTAAATAATCCCTCCTTGAATGCAGTACAATTAGTCCTCCCCATCACTATGGCCACAACCTTCGGCTATTCACTCCCATCGGCATCGGGACGCATGGCATTAATCGCTGCTACCGGCATTATCAGTCGCATCGAGATGATGCGATATGGCCTTATTCTCACTCTGGTCAGCTCCATGGTACTCACCTTGTTTTTCTATGCCTTGGCATTGTTGAACTGGATCTAG